In one window of Bemisia tabaci chromosome 6, PGI_BMITA_v3 DNA:
- the LOC140224919 gene encoding transitional endoplasmic reticulum ATPase TER94-like codes for MGIHWNRIRSGDTVMIKGKRRKETVCIVLADETCPFEKIRMNRVVLNNLRVRLADVVSIQPCPDVKYGKRIHVLPYDDTVTGISGNLFEVYLKPYFLEAYRPIYKDDSFIFRGGMRAVEFKVVETDPSPFCLVAPDTVIHFEGDAVKREEEEEASSAVGYDDIGSCRKQLAQIKEMVELPLRHPSLFKAIGVKPPRGILLYGPPGTGKTLIARAVANETGAFFFLINGPEIMSKLAGESESNLRKAFEEADKHAPAIIFIDELDAIAPKREKTHGEVERRIVSQLLTLMDGLKQNSHIIVMAATNRPNSIDAALRRFGRFDCEIDIGIPEATGRLEILRIHTKNMKLADDVDLEQIAAETHGHVGADLASLCSEAALQQIREKMDLIDLEDDQSDAKVLNSLAVTMENFRYAMSKSSLSALRETVVEVPNVTWEDIGGLENVKRELQELVQYPVEHPDKFLKFGMQPSRGVLFYGPPGCGKTLLAKAIANECQANFISVKGPELLTMWFGESEANVRDIFDKACAAAPCVLFFNELDSIAKSRGGNIGDAGGAVDRIINQILTEMDGMGAKKNVFIIGATNRPDIIDPAILRPGRLDQLIYIPLPDEKSREAILKSNLRKSPVVGDVDLTNIAKVTHGFSGADLTEVCQQACKLAIRQCIEAEIKRERERATNQQQGAMNMDEDDPVPEITRAHFKEAMKFARRSVTDNDIRKYEMFAQTLQRSRRFGNNFRFRTAEQGTAAQGTGGDQTSFQDDWDDDLYS; via the exons ATGGGAATACATTGGAATAGAATACGATCAG GTGATACAGTTATGATTAAAGGCAAGCGCAGGAAAGAAACTGTGTGCATCGTTCTTGCAGATGAAACTtgtccatttgaaaaaattcgcaTGAACCGTGTCGTGCTGAATAACCTGCGCGTACGTCTGGCTGACGTTGTTTCCATCCAGCCTTGTCCAGATGTTAAGTATGGAAAACGTATCCATGTTTTACCCTACGATGATACCGTCACAGGAATTTCCGG CAACCTGTTTGAAGTCTATCTTAAACCATATTTCTTGGAGGCTTACCGTCCAATTTACAAGGATGATTCATTCATTTTCCGTGGTGGTATGCGAGCTGTAGAATTCAAAGTTGTCGAAACAGACCCATCACCCTTCTGTCTTGTTGCCCCGGACACTGTGATCCACTTTGAGGGTGATGCTGTCAAGCGTGAG gaagaggaagaagcgTCCAGTGCTGTAGGTTACGATGACATTGGAAGCTGCAGGAAGCAACTAGCTCAAATTAAGGAAATGGTTGAGTTGCCGTTGCGTCATCCTTCTCTTTTCAAAGCTATAGGAGTGAAGCCACCGCGTGGTATTTTGTTGTATGGCCCACCGGGTACCGGAAAAACACTCATTGCCCGTGCTGTTGCTAATGAAACCGGTGCATTCTTTTTCCTCATCAATG gtccaGAAATTATGAGTAAATTAGCCGGTGAATCGGAGAGCAATTTGCGTAAAGCTTTTGAAGAGGCAGATAAACATGCTCCAGCTATCATCTTTATCGATGAATTAGACGCTATTGCGCCAAAAAGAGAAAAG ACTCATGGTGAAGTTGAGAGGAGGATCGTCTCGCAGCTTCTGACACTCATGGATGGCTTAAAGCAAAATTCTCACATCATTGTTATGGCAGCCACAAATCGTCCTAACTCCATCGATGCTGCGTTGCGTAGATTCGGCAGATTCGACTGTGAAATCGATATTGGTATTCCAGAAGCAACTGGCCGTCTAGAAATCCTGCGTATTCACACCAAGAATATGAAATTGGCAGATGACGTTGACCTAGAAcag aTCGCAGCGGAAACTCATGGTCATGTGGGTGCTGATTTGGCGTCCCTTTGCTCAGAGGCAGCTCTTCAACAGATCAGAGAGAAAATGGATCTTATTGACTTGGAAGACGATCAAAGCGATGCCAAAGTCTTGAACTCTTTGGCCGTTACCATGGAGAACTTTAGGTATGCGATGAGCAAGAGCTCGCTGAGCGCTCTGCGTGAGACTGTCGTTGAAGTCCCCAACGTCACTTGGGAAGACATCGGAGGTCTGGAGAATGTCAAGCGGGAACTCCAAGAGTTGGTGCAG TACCCTGTTGAACATCCTGACAAGTTCTTAAAGTTCGGTATGCAGCCGTCTCGCGGTGTGTTGTTCTATGGACCACCAGGTTGTGGTAAGACATTGTTGGCCAAAGCCATAGCCAACGAATGTCAGGCCAACTTCATCTCAGTCAAAGGACCCGAGTTACTCACCATGTGGTTTGGTGAATCAGAGGCTAACGTCAGAGATATTTTCGATAAG gCATGTGCAGCTGCTCCATGCGTTTTATTCTTCAATGAGTTAGATTCTATTGCCAAATCAAGAGGTGGTAATATAGGAGATGCAGGTGGTGCGGTCGATCGTATCATCAATCAGATCCTAACTGAAATGGATGGTATGGGCGCTAAGAAGAATGTCTTCATCATTGGAGCTACGAATAGGCCCG ACATTATTGACCCTGCAATCCTCAGACCGGGACGTTTAGATCAGCTAATTTATATTCCACTGCCTGATGAGAAATCACGTGAAGCTATTTTGAAGAGCAACTTAAGAAAGTCACCTGTTGTTGGT GATGTGGATCTAACGAACATAGCCAAAGTTACCCACGGTTTTTCGGGTGCTGATCTGACAGAGGTGTGTCAGCAGGCTTGCAAACTTGCCATCAGGCAGTGCATTGAAGCAGAAATCAAGAGGGAACGGGAACGTGCAACCAATCAACAACAAGGAGCAATGAAC ATGGACGAAGATGACCCAGTTCCAGAAATCACTAGAGCCCATTTCAAAGAGGCGATGAAGTTCGCCAGGCGGTCGGTGACAGATAACGATATCAGAAAGTACGAGATGTTTGCACAGACTCTACAACGGAGTAGAAGATTTGGAAATAACTTCAG ATTCCGGACAGCAGAACAAGGGACGGCTGCTCAAGGCACAGGCGGGGACCAAACCTCGTTTCAAGATGATTGGGATGACGACTTATATAGCTAg